In one Pseudothermotoga sp. genomic region, the following are encoded:
- a CDS encoding SpoIIE family protein phosphatase, translating into MLNDFEGVHEKLMNFAKMLSQDGVVNRNELFKLLNEFLDQMGKLREEYTKLLEEHLEELSKTYQEISTLFELNNLFANVVDPSEVFEPLTQTLRQTIPFKSIFIELNVLGKNLVYEKNQFEADLTSIAKKILQDFKGVVLIEPEHGMKLKNLLSIPIGNSETKWGRITLIEKEHGIFTAADRKILEAVAFQLAASCERYTRLWREIERQRMREQLEIARQIQLSLLPKRLPQLDHLQIAARTVPAIQVGGDYYDLIMMRGNLLVAVADVSGKGIPAALLMTSLRSTLRTLVKSELDLSHLAKELNNALCEDLEEDRFVTIALMCFHADGTVRLINAGHNPIIRVHADGSVLMEAQALPMGIVKELDYEESQFRMHPGEALVIYTDGVTEARNEHGEEFGLQRFVEVLQSCANESAQTMVKNAEEELKRFCGEAAQHDDSTLVVVKYLGKTES; encoded by the coding sequence GTGTTAAATGATTTCGAGGGCGTTCACGAAAAGTTGATGAACTTCGCCAAGATGTTGTCGCAAGACGGTGTTGTGAACCGAAACGAGCTGTTCAAGTTGTTGAACGAATTTCTGGACCAGATGGGCAAGCTGCGTGAAGAATACACAAAACTTTTAGAAGAGCATTTGGAGGAACTGTCCAAAACGTATCAGGAAATATCGACCCTTTTCGAGCTGAACAATCTGTTCGCCAACGTGGTGGATCCCTCGGAAGTTTTTGAACCGTTGACCCAAACGCTCAGGCAGACTATACCATTCAAATCGATCTTCATAGAGCTCAACGTGCTTGGCAAGAATCTGGTGTACGAGAAAAACCAGTTCGAGGCGGATCTGACCTCGATCGCAAAGAAGATCCTTCAAGATTTCAAAGGTGTGGTGTTGATCGAGCCAGAGCATGGGATGAAGCTGAAAAATCTTCTTTCGATACCGATAGGGAACAGTGAGACGAAGTGGGGTCGTATAACCTTGATCGAGAAAGAACATGGAATATTCACCGCAGCTGACAGAAAGATACTCGAGGCTGTAGCTTTCCAGTTGGCTGCATCGTGCGAAAGATACACCAGGCTTTGGAGAGAAATCGAAAGACAGAGAATGAGAGAACAACTTGAAATTGCAAGGCAAATTCAGTTGAGCTTACTTCCCAAGCGCCTGCCTCAATTGGATCACCTCCAAATAGCGGCGAGAACGGTTCCAGCGATACAAGTTGGGGGAGATTATTACGATCTGATCATGATGAGAGGGAACCTCCTTGTAGCCGTTGCGGACGTGTCTGGGAAAGGCATTCCTGCCGCACTGCTCATGACTTCTCTGAGGAGTACCTTGAGGACTCTAGTTAAGAGTGAACTTGATCTTTCGCATTTGGCCAAAGAGTTGAACAACGCTTTGTGTGAAGATTTGGAAGAAGATAGGTTCGTCACGATCGCGCTGATGTGTTTCCATGCGGACGGTACAGTTCGATTGATAAATGCGGGGCACAACCCCATCATCCGCGTGCACGCTGACGGTTCCGTGTTGATGGAAGCTCAAGCCCTTCCGATGGGCATCGTGAAAGAATTGGATTACGAAGAATCCCAGTTCAGGATGCACCCTGGTGAAGCTTTGGTGATCTACACCGACGGTGTTACTGAAGCGAGGAATGAACACGGCGAAGAGTTTGGTTTACAAAGGTTTGTGGAAGTTCTTCAAAGTTGTGCGAATGAAAGTGCTCAAACTATGGTCAAAAATGCCGAAGAAGAGCTGAAGCGTTTCTGCGGTGAAGCTGCTCAGCATGACGATTCTACGTTGGTAGTGGTAAAATATTTGGGAAAAACTGAAAGTTGA
- a CDS encoding response regulator, giving the protein MGCRVLVVDDSEVLRKIVNFNLTKEGFTVEEAKDGVEALEKIKSNKPDLIVLDIMMPHLNGFEVLKRIRSDQETSNIPVIILTAKGGEDDAKTALQYGANGFLTKPFSPLKLIEEVRRVTKCVK; this is encoded by the coding sequence TTGGGCTGTAGAGTATTAGTTGTCGATGATTCAGAAGTGCTGAGGAAGATCGTCAATTTCAATTTGACCAAAGAAGGTTTCACTGTGGAAGAAGCTAAGGATGGTGTTGAGGCTCTGGAGAAAATCAAATCTAACAAACCAGACCTCATCGTACTAGACATCATGATGCCACACCTCAACGGTTTTGAGGTTCTAAAGCGTATTCGATCTGACCAAGAGACTTCTAACATACCGGTGATCATCCTGACAGCGAAGGGTGGCGAAGACGACGCGAAAACAGCGTTACAGTATGGAGCAAATGGGTTTTTGACCAAACCGTTCAGCCCGCTCAAGCTCATTGAGGAAGTGCGAAGGGTGACGAAGTGTGTTAAATGA
- a CDS encoding TIGR03936 family radical SAM-associated protein, producing MKVFDADVVRVHAVVKYKKVGLLRFLSAIETANAIERNFRRAGAHMVFSQGFHRKPKISFLDPTPTGVFNLALYVRVEVKGHEPDLLKRLKLTSVRNLEPVRIWWTEEDPNKLVSGYLFRVILPSKCVDLSRFDPEYEVNLEEKGKKGKMREFFNEIHFEKVGKFIVIVYSQNRNNVVRARYLYEPLSVESCEFVLVQRLRALCGQNNLDDVLEAKAWAVEY from the coding sequence GTGAAAGTTTTCGATGCGGATGTGGTGCGAGTGCATGCGGTGGTGAAATACAAAAAGGTTGGGCTCTTGCGCTTCCTATCGGCTATAGAAACTGCGAATGCCATAGAAAGGAATTTCAGAAGAGCCGGTGCGCACATGGTGTTCAGCCAAGGTTTTCACAGAAAACCTAAGATCTCCTTCCTAGATCCGACCCCAACGGGTGTTTTCAACCTCGCTCTGTACGTGAGGGTCGAGGTGAAAGGGCATGAACCTGATCTTTTAAAGAGGTTAAAATTGACATCGGTCAGGAATTTGGAACCAGTTCGAATCTGGTGGACCGAAGAAGATCCAAACAAACTGGTCAGTGGGTATCTCTTCAGGGTGATTCTCCCTTCGAAGTGTGTGGACCTGTCACGGTTTGATCCGGAATATGAAGTGAATTTGGAGGAAAAAGGAAAAAAAGGAAAGATGAGAGAGTTTTTCAACGAAATTCATTTTGAAAAGGTTGGAAAGTTCATTGTTATAGTATATTCTCAAAATAGGAACAATGTCGTGAGGGCGAGATACCTTTACGAACCTTTGTCAGTGGAGTCGTGTGAATTTGTTTTGGTACAGAGACTTCGAGCTTTGTGCGGTCAAAACAACTTAGACGATGTGTTGGAGGCGAAAGCTTGGGCTGTAGAGTATTAG
- a CDS encoding HD domain-containing protein: MYYKVSRDPIHSEIFLYPLEILAADTRPVQRLRQLSQLVGAELVYPGASHTRFAHSLGVMHIAGLYADRLFPEHSKRRIIRLAGMLHDVGHGPFSHQFDDVVYRRMGVQDGHDGHREKILLELMPGEMFKAYQRISDPKKKSAIVEDMKRTVGFEEITLQSLRVLMEEVNNIFKGEEVGSVEYNVVQGPLGADRMDFLLRDAYYSGTTHFGVGAVDRIIRNAYTKVKSSKSILCYHVKILDQIYTSLFGRFMMYKNVYFHKTSRAADLMIQEILSLVYKPLKLAERVNDLEKFLDLTDQALLAEIKLEVRKIFEKYGVSDENQLETVDLTEDEYNLIEAYKILKRLESRDLWKLIVEIAFTAEGVDPYIMSIGVVADTLQKIRLRLEKLVEQENVPDDDRKHIKKILDDFETIFKSDTPYKLSLVHPQEFLNSNVFLYNPQTDEVISLEDYVKNYPAYRLLASNLVQIVRIYVTEDVRDILTKYNVVPSVKLQLTTKW, encoded by the coding sequence TTGTACTACAAAGTATCACGAGATCCAATACATTCAGAGATATTCCTCTATCCTCTCGAAATCCTCGCAGCGGACACTCGACCCGTACAGAGATTGAGACAACTTTCTCAACTCGTTGGAGCTGAGCTCGTTTATCCCGGTGCGAGCCATACGCGCTTTGCACACTCACTCGGTGTCATGCACATCGCTGGGCTCTATGCTGATAGATTGTTTCCAGAACATTCCAAAAGGCGCATAATACGTCTCGCTGGCATGTTGCACGATGTTGGACACGGTCCGTTCAGCCACCAGTTCGACGACGTTGTTTATCGACGCATGGGTGTGCAAGATGGACACGATGGACACAGGGAAAAAATCTTGCTCGAGCTGATGCCCGGTGAGATGTTCAAAGCTTACCAAAGGATTTCCGATCCCAAGAAAAAAAGTGCCATCGTTGAAGATATGAAACGAACCGTGGGCTTTGAAGAAATCACGCTCCAAAGCCTGAGGGTGCTCATGGAAGAAGTCAACAACATATTCAAAGGTGAAGAGGTGGGTAGCGTCGAGTACAACGTAGTGCAAGGGCCACTCGGTGCGGATAGAATGGATTTCTTGCTCAGGGATGCGTACTACAGTGGCACAACTCACTTCGGAGTCGGGGCGGTGGACAGGATCATCAGGAATGCCTATACGAAAGTGAAGAGTTCCAAATCCATACTGTGTTACCATGTGAAGATCTTGGATCAGATATACACCAGTCTGTTTGGAAGATTCATGATGTACAAGAACGTTTATTTCCACAAAACGTCTAGGGCAGCTGATCTCATGATACAGGAAATACTCTCTTTGGTCTATAAACCACTCAAGCTCGCAGAGAGAGTGAACGATCTAGAGAAATTCTTAGATCTGACTGATCAAGCTTTGCTCGCAGAGATAAAACTCGAAGTTAGAAAAATCTTTGAAAAATACGGTGTGAGTGATGAAAACCAGCTCGAAACCGTGGATCTAACTGAGGATGAGTACAACTTGATAGAGGCCTACAAGATATTGAAAAGGTTGGAAAGCAGAGACCTTTGGAAGTTGATCGTCGAGATCGCGTTCACAGCGGAGGGTGTGGACCCCTACATCATGAGCATCGGTGTCGTCGCAGACACACTGCAGAAGATCAGGTTGAGGCTTGAGAAGCTCGTTGAACAAGAGAACGTCCCAGACGATGACAGAAAGCATATAAAAAAGATCCTGGATGATTTCGAAACCATATTCAAATCCGATACGCCATACAAGTTATCTCTGGTACATCCACAGGAATTTCTGAACAGCAATGTGTTCCTTTACAACCCCCAAACTGACGAAGTCATCTCTCTTGAAGATTACGTCAAAAACTATCCAGCTTACCGATTGCTGGCGAGCAATCTGGTGCAGATCGTGAGAATCTATGTGACAGAAGACGTGCGTGACATTCTAACGAAATACAACGTTGTGCCGAGCGTGAAACTCCAATTGACCACGAAGTGGTGA
- a CDS encoding DUF1385 domain-containing protein translates to MRIGGQAIIEGVLMLGSKASMAVRNKDGEIVLEDLSQDTPIKGKLFKIPIVRGFASLYYSLYFGIKALNRSAELSSGEKFKKSELFWSTLFAIGLAVGLFVLLPMFITSLFQVLKHNEILFAVVEGAFRLFLFVLYVWMISFFPDVKRLFQYHGAEHMAINAYEHGEELSVENVKKYGTIHPRCGTSFIMIFLILSIVILSLVNPLASRNFAWRLLSRILFLPVTAGFSYELLRVSAKNAKLLKVLFYPGLFFQKITTAKPDDSQIEVAIVALKRVLPQASKVEGPEYFG, encoded by the coding sequence GTGAGGATAGGTGGTCAAGCGATCATCGAAGGTGTGTTGATGCTTGGAAGTAAAGCATCTATGGCCGTTAGAAACAAAGATGGTGAGATCGTACTTGAAGATCTTTCACAGGACACCCCGATCAAAGGGAAGCTGTTCAAAATACCGATTGTGAGAGGTTTTGCAAGTTTGTACTATTCTCTGTACTTCGGGATAAAGGCGTTGAATAGATCTGCAGAGTTGAGCAGCGGTGAGAAATTCAAAAAATCCGAATTGTTCTGGTCCACGCTGTTTGCCATCGGGTTGGCTGTGGGGCTTTTCGTTCTTTTACCGATGTTCATCACCAGTTTGTTCCAAGTGCTCAAACACAATGAGATACTCTTCGCAGTAGTCGAAGGAGCCTTCAGGCTTTTCCTCTTCGTACTCTATGTGTGGATGATATCTTTCTTTCCAGATGTCAAGAGGCTGTTCCAATACCACGGTGCTGAACACATGGCTATAAATGCTTATGAACACGGAGAGGAATTGAGTGTAGAGAATGTGAAAAAATACGGAACGATACACCCCAGGTGTGGTACGAGTTTCATCATGATATTTTTGATCCTTTCGATCGTGATTTTGTCTTTGGTCAATCCATTGGCTTCGAGAAACTTCGCTTGGAGGTTGCTCAGCAGGATTCTGTTTCTCCCAGTGACGGCTGGTTTTTCATACGAGTTACTCAGAGTTTCTGCTAAGAATGCTAAGTTGTTGAAGGTACTGTTCTATCCGGGTTTATTCTTTCAAAAGATCACGACAGCGAAACCAGACGATTCTCAGATCGAAGTCGCAATAGTTGCTTTGAAGAGAGTCCTACCACAGGCTTCGAAGGTGGAGGGTCCAGAATATTTCGGTTGA
- a CDS encoding HAMP domain-containing histidine kinase has product MFSTLKWKLSIMQTILFSLILGLGLLLAYNVTKQVHIARSVDALRQAVSSYLSAPMRNILRHRLPPGLVIINSSGEVIFGTIDTENENFRRFLSHVLATRRPTYLKLGNNEYFVVRIIAQTILGQSELFLLSPAGGIGDFLRLLSRMFLILWIIFTLISFLLGHYFVNKSLAPMRRITEELRSISASDLSKRVYDPGKEDEVSQLARTINDMLNRLQLGFEMQNDFLNDVSHELRTPLTSIQGYAELVEKFSTNSGIVVESARTIRETVQQVINLTEDLLTLSKPVAKIELVKLDLRRFLQEASEDFSKQFRDFNFQVEGEGYGCADVRALQLILKALVENAVKFSTQEKKVILRCGEGWISVKDFGVGIEESEKKKIFQKFYKSDRSRSTPGYGLGLALVDKLVKAMNGDIEVLSEVGKGSEFIVRLPKC; this is encoded by the coding sequence ATGTTCTCGACGCTTAAGTGGAAGCTCAGCATAATGCAAACGATCCTTTTTTCGCTGATACTCGGATTGGGTTTGCTTCTGGCCTACAACGTCACAAAACAGGTCCACATAGCACGCTCGGTTGACGCTCTCAGACAGGCAGTATCTTCCTACCTCAGTGCACCAATGAGGAATATACTCAGACATAGGTTGCCTCCGGGTTTGGTCATCATCAATTCCTCCGGTGAGGTGATCTTTGGAACTATAGACACGGAAAATGAAAATTTCAGACGGTTTTTGTCACACGTTCTTGCCACAAGAAGGCCCACTTACCTCAAACTCGGTAACAATGAGTACTTCGTTGTGAGAATCATCGCGCAAACCATTTTAGGTCAAAGTGAGTTGTTCCTACTTTCCCCCGCAGGAGGAATCGGAGATTTCCTTAGATTGCTTTCTCGCATGTTTTTGATCCTCTGGATCATCTTCACCCTCATTTCCTTTTTGCTAGGGCACTATTTTGTTAACAAATCCCTCGCTCCCATGAGGCGCATCACTGAGGAATTGAGGAGCATAAGTGCCTCGGATTTGAGCAAGCGTGTGTACGATCCTGGTAAGGAAGATGAAGTTTCTCAACTTGCAAGGACGATCAACGACATGCTCAACAGATTGCAACTTGGTTTTGAGATGCAGAACGATTTCTTGAACGACGTTTCTCACGAGTTGAGGACACCGCTCACGAGCATTCAAGGTTACGCCGAGTTGGTCGAAAAGTTCTCGACGAACAGCGGCATCGTTGTGGAGTCGGCTAGAACGATAAGAGAGACCGTTCAGCAGGTCATAAATCTGACGGAAGATTTGTTGACTTTATCTAAACCTGTAGCGAAAATCGAACTGGTGAAGTTGGATCTTAGAAGATTTCTTCAAGAAGCTAGTGAAGATTTCTCCAAGCAGTTCAGAGACTTCAACTTTCAAGTTGAAGGTGAAGGATACGGTTGTGCCGATGTGAGAGCTCTACAGCTCATTCTCAAAGCTTTGGTGGAGAACGCAGTGAAATTTTCGACTCAGGAGAAGAAGGTTATCTTACGTTGTGGAGAGGGATGGATCAGCGTCAAAGACTTCGGAGTTGGTATAGAGGAATCAGAGAAGAAGAAGATATTCCAGAAGTTCTACAAATCCGACAGATCTCGTTCCACACCGGGTTATGGTTTGGGCTTGGCTCTGGTCGACAAGCTCGTAAAGGCGATGAACGGTGATATAGAAGTTTTAAGCGAAGTTGGGAAAGGTAGCGAGTTCATCGTGAGACTTCCAAAATGCTGA
- a CDS encoding response regulator transcription factor, whose translation MEDDQKISRLLQILFEGHGYEVKIAKDGEEGWQLFQLFDPAVVVLDLMLPGMDGFEVLEKIRSVDEEVGVVVLTARSEVENRIRGLKKGADDYVPKPFHLDELLARVESVARRVRKKETFRIGSVTFVPKMRKLYFEDGSETSLSDREAAILEMLCEHRGEVVSREQILEKVWGDSENISRNVVDVYVKYLRNKLGDVAKFLKTVRGIGYVLDA comes from the coding sequence GTGGAAGATGATCAGAAAATTTCACGATTGCTGCAGATCCTCTTCGAAGGTCATGGTTATGAAGTGAAGATCGCCAAAGACGGGGAAGAAGGCTGGCAACTCTTTCAATTGTTCGATCCAGCAGTGGTCGTTTTGGATTTGATGCTACCCGGTATGGATGGATTCGAAGTTTTAGAGAAGATCAGGTCCGTTGATGAAGAGGTTGGAGTAGTCGTGCTGACTGCACGGAGCGAAGTGGAGAACAGGATCCGTGGTCTCAAGAAAGGTGCGGACGATTACGTTCCAAAGCCGTTTCACTTGGATGAGCTTTTAGCGCGTGTAGAAAGTGTGGCGAGGAGAGTCAGAAAGAAGGAAACCTTCCGCATAGGTTCAGTAACGTTCGTTCCAAAGATGAGAAAGCTTTATTTTGAGGATGGGAGTGAGACCAGTCTCTCAGACAGGGAAGCTGCCATATTGGAGATGCTCTGTGAACATCGAGGTGAGGTGGTGAGCAGAGAACAAATCTTGGAGAAAGTCTGGGGTGATTCTGAAAACATAAGTCGGAACGTAGTAGACGTGTATGTGAAATACCTGAGGAATAAACTCGGTGATGTTGCGAAGTTTCTCAAGACTGTGAGAGGGATTGGGTATGTTCTCGACGCTTAA
- a CDS encoding transglycosylase SLT domain-containing protein — protein sequence MKTVRLLTILVVFFQSILLMAVEIPAWFFKLVFETRSKHGLVTDNTYIENLYRTILEVSEKFDVDHVLIISLISVESEFRNVVGLHGELGLMQIKPETARFVCRIFGLKEPEDGWARLLWDHKLNVEMGTLYLKYQLERFSGNILKALEAYNGGNSRSSYAVKVLDRYKELMNYSLADSGR from the coding sequence ATGAAAACTGTGAGATTGTTAACAATTTTGGTGGTGTTTTTTCAATCGATCCTTTTGATGGCCGTGGAGATACCAGCTTGGTTCTTCAAACTCGTCTTCGAAACACGTTCGAAGCACGGCTTGGTTACGGACAACACGTACATTGAAAATCTTTACAGAACTATACTTGAAGTCAGTGAGAAATTCGATGTGGATCACGTGCTCATAATCTCTTTGATTTCGGTGGAGAGCGAGTTCAGAAACGTTGTTGGACTTCACGGTGAACTGGGTTTAATGCAGATAAAACCTGAGACGGCGCGGTTTGTTTGTCGCATTTTTGGTTTGAAGGAGCCTGAGGACGGCTGGGCACGATTGTTGTGGGATCACAAGCTCAACGTGGAGATGGGTACGTTGTATTTGAAGTACCAGCTTGAAAGGTTTTCAGGAAACATCCTCAAAGCGTTGGAAGCTTACAATGGTGGTAACTCCAGAAGTTCTTACGCAGTGAAGGTGCTGGATCGTTATAAGGAGCTGATGAACTATTCGCTTGCTGATAGTGGAAGATGA
- the dnaX gene encoding DNA polymerase III subunit gamma/tau: MKLVNSMEALYRKYRPKSFSQVVDQIQAKLVLQNAILTDRVSHAYIFSGPRGSGKTTLARILAKALNCPNRKDFEPCCSCDSCLSIDKGNHPDVLELDAASNRGIDEIRRIRDAVVFKPMMGQYKIYIIDEFHMLTREAFNALLKTLEEPPERVVFVLATTNLEKVPATIISRCQLIEFKSFKESDILQQLKHVTLNENIDADEEALKLIAKRASGGMRDALTLLEQVSNYTLGGRITLETVERALGLAPAKVVDQYLEALLNGDTKAVSELVDKVYQEGFDIDQFIQASLERLEEKITVDPANETIALAKDLISIAGEMRLFENKRVACKLLSIEVAAKRPYRTSVKPQRDESSTEKVQTSIQEIQKDSTLEEQPKQHEMLDIGKVLEYLREHGDMAMYVALVQAKVIKKDGTIEISFLPSQRLQYEYLREKLFELEYLFKTQLKSNVGVELKLDEERERQLLEKLQKLFPGRIKIEE; encoded by the coding sequence GTGAAATTGGTGAACAGTATGGAAGCTTTGTACCGTAAGTACAGACCCAAGAGCTTCTCCCAAGTAGTAGACCAGATTCAGGCTAAGTTGGTTCTTCAAAATGCTATTTTAACCGATCGTGTATCGCATGCGTACATCTTTTCAGGTCCGCGTGGGAGCGGGAAAACGACACTCGCAAGGATTCTCGCCAAAGCTCTCAACTGTCCCAACAGAAAAGATTTTGAGCCCTGTTGCAGTTGCGATAGCTGTCTGTCCATAGATAAAGGAAATCATCCAGACGTTCTGGAACTCGATGCTGCATCGAACAGGGGTATAGACGAGATCAGAAGGATCAGGGACGCCGTCGTTTTCAAGCCGATGATGGGACAGTACAAAATTTACATAATCGATGAGTTCCACATGTTGACCAGAGAGGCTTTCAACGCCCTACTGAAAACCCTCGAAGAACCACCCGAACGCGTCGTGTTCGTACTTGCCACCACAAATTTGGAGAAAGTACCTGCAACGATAATCTCGAGATGTCAACTGATAGAATTCAAGAGCTTCAAAGAATCAGACATTCTGCAACAGCTCAAACATGTCACTTTGAACGAGAACATCGACGCAGATGAGGAAGCCTTGAAGCTCATCGCCAAACGTGCATCGGGTGGTATGAGGGATGCTTTGACATTGCTCGAGCAAGTTTCGAATTACACGCTAGGCGGAAGAATAACGTTGGAAACCGTTGAACGAGCTTTGGGATTGGCACCAGCGAAGGTTGTGGATCAATACCTTGAGGCCCTGTTGAACGGGGATACAAAAGCTGTGAGCGAGTTGGTGGACAAGGTTTATCAAGAAGGTTTCGATATAGATCAATTCATTCAAGCGAGCCTAGAGAGGCTGGAAGAAAAAATAACCGTCGATCCTGCCAACGAAACGATCGCACTCGCCAAGGACTTGATATCCATAGCTGGTGAGATGAGACTGTTTGAGAATAAACGTGTTGCATGTAAGCTACTTTCCATCGAAGTTGCCGCTAAAAGACCCTACCGAACTTCAGTGAAACCACAACGGGATGAATCCTCTACAGAGAAGGTACAGACGAGTATTCAGGAAATCCAGAAAGATTCAACTTTGGAAGAGCAACCGAAACAACATGAGATGCTGGACATAGGCAAAGTACTCGAATACTTGAGAGAGCATGGAGACATGGCCATGTACGTTGCTCTCGTGCAAGCGAAAGTGATCAAGAAAGATGGGACGATCGAGATCTCCTTTCTTCCGTCTCAAAGGCTTCAGTACGAATATCTCAGAGAAAAACTTTTTGAGTTGGAATACCTGTTCAAGACGCAACTCAAATCGAACGTGGGAGTCGAACTGAAGCTCGATGAAGAACGCGAGAGACAACTTCTAGAAAAACTTCAAAAGTTGTTTCCCGGAAGGATCAAGATAGAGGAGTGA
- a CDS encoding YbaB/EbfC family nucleoid-associated protein produces the protein MKKIKGFGGRSYGPSKGEAKGIDLGSIQKVQEEMAKKLEQLEESFSQMEIVSTAGGGAIKVKATCDYRIASIEFDDDLLQDKEMLSDLIVAAVNEVLQEIKKRRDEEMLKLTQGAISL, from the coding sequence TTGAAAAAGATCAAAGGGTTCGGAGGCAGAAGTTATGGTCCCAGCAAAGGAGAAGCGAAAGGGATCGATTTGGGCTCGATCCAAAAAGTTCAAGAGGAAATGGCGAAGAAGCTGGAACAGCTTGAAGAATCTTTCAGTCAGATGGAGATCGTCAGCACGGCTGGCGGAGGGGCGATCAAAGTTAAAGCTACTTGTGACTATAGAATCGCGTCGATAGAATTCGACGATGATTTGCTCCAAGACAAAGAGATGCTGAGCGATCTGATCGTTGCGGCGGTGAACGAGGTTCTCCAGGAGATAAAGAAACGCAGAGATGAAGAGATGTTGAAGCTGACTCAAGGTGCGATCAGTTTGTGA
- the gap gene encoding type I glyceraldehyde-3-phosphate dehydrogenase translates to MRVAINGFGRIGRLVLREILKRKASNIEVVAINDITDAPTLAHLFKYDSVHKIYPGEVRAEGDSIIIDGKAYKVLSEKDPAKLPWKSLNVDVVIESSGVFTDREKAVLHLQSGAKKVVITAPAKGEDITIVIGCNEDKLKPEHTIISCASCTTNSIAPIIKVLHEKFSIETGFLTTVHAYTNDQRVLDLPHKDLRRARAAALSIIPTTTGAAKAVALVVPELKGKLDGVALRVPVPDGSISDFVAVVSKETMIEEVNQVMKEACETKLKGIIAYNTEPIVSSDIVGTTYSGIFDATLTNVKGKVVKVFSWYDNEYGYSCRVVDTVELLAKIL, encoded by the coding sequence ATGAGGGTTGCCATCAACGGTTTCGGTAGGATCGGTCGATTGGTCTTGAGGGAGATCCTCAAAAGGAAAGCTTCAAACATCGAAGTAGTGGCCATCAACGATATCACCGACGCCCCGACACTTGCTCACCTTTTCAAGTACGATTCCGTTCACAAGATCTATCCAGGCGAGGTCCGAGCTGAGGGAGACTCGATAATCATCGATGGTAAAGCCTACAAAGTGCTCAGTGAAAAAGATCCTGCGAAGCTCCCCTGGAAGAGCCTCAACGTTGACGTCGTTATCGAATCTTCTGGTGTTTTCACCGACAGGGAAAAAGCTGTACTCCACCTACAATCCGGAGCAAAGAAGGTCGTCATAACTGCACCCGCGAAGGGTGAAGACATCACGATCGTCATAGGATGCAATGAAGACAAGCTCAAGCCAGAACATACGATAATTTCCTGTGCTTCTTGTACAACCAACTCCATTGCACCCATAATCAAGGTGCTGCACGAAAAATTTTCCATTGAGACTGGGTTCCTCACAACCGTGCACGCATACACCAACGATCAGAGAGTTCTCGATCTGCCACATAAGGATTTGAGAAGGGCGAGGGCTGCAGCGCTGAGCATAATACCAACGACCACTGGCGCCGCCAAAGCGGTGGCACTCGTCGTTCCTGAATTGAAAGGCAAGCTCGATGGAGTCGCCCTGAGAGTTCCAGTTCCAGATGGTTCCATCTCTGACTTTGTCGCCGTTGTCAGCAAAGAAACGATGATAGAAGAAGTCAACCAAGTCATGAAAGAAGCTTGCGAAACCAAGCTAAAAGGCATCATCGCGTACAACACAGAGCCCATCGTGAGTAGCGACATAGTTGGTACCACGTATTCTGGTATATTCGATGCTACCCTAACGAACGTGAAAGGCAAAGTGGTCAAAGTCTTCTCTTGGTACGATAACGAATACGGCTATTCTTGCAGAGTGGTTGATACAGTGGAATTGCTCGCGAAAATCTTGTGA